CGATCGGCATTTCGCCGGAACGGAACCGATTGAACGAGTCCTTGTACAGCGGGTAATCGTACAGCCGGTAAAAGTCGGTCCACTGCTTGAACGCCCGATACGCCTCCGGCTCGTCAAGGCGCGTGGCGGCGCCCGCCTCGTCGTACATGCCGGAGCCGTTCTGCATGAGCAGCGTCGGGAACAAATTCAATGTGCCCGTTCCGCGCGCAAGCAGCTGGTAAGCGTCCAAATCTTCGTAAGGCAAGCCGATTTGGAGATGTTTGTTTTGCAGCGCCGGCGCGATGTCGAGCAGCTCCTCCCACGTCTCGGGCGGCTCGATGCCGAGCTCCGAGACAATGTCGTCCCGCACGAACATCATGAAAAATTCCTGCTCGTCGGGTATCGCGTACGTGCGGCTCTCGTAACGATACGGGACGAACGCGGACGGCATGTACGGCCGCGCGACCTCCTCGAAATCCTCGAACGCATCGAGCGGCGCGAGCGCGCCCCGGAAGGCGAGATTCATCGCGTCGCCGCGATTCGTCAGCAGGCTGACGTCCGGTCCTTCGCCCGACATGACGGCCGGCACCAGCGCGTTCTCGACGAGATTGAACCGCACCGCGATGCCGGTTTCGGGGGTGAACGCCTCGTCGATCAACCGTTTCACGACGTACGCTTGGTCGCGTCCGAGCCCCGTCCACACCTCGATGGAGTGTTCCCCGTCCGCCTCGTTCCCGAGCGTATCGTAGTTTTCCACGAACGAACCGGCGAACGCCCGCAGCTCGTGAGCCGCTTTGCCAAGCGCGCTCGCCTCGGCCCGAGGCTTCGGCTCCCCCGGAGAAGCAAGGTATAAATAATCCAATTCCAGCGGCTGGCTCGTGACCGTCAGCATCCAGTCCGCGAGCGCCGTCAAATTCGTTTTGTAGCTGTCGAGCCGTCTCGGAATCGTGTCCGGCCGGTCGATAAAGCTGTCGATCTGCCGCGCGAGCAGCTCCAGCGAGCGTGTCCCGGCGTTCCCCCCGCCCGTCAGCGATTCTAGGCGCTCGGCTTCCGCCTTCATCCGCTCCGACAGCGCTTCGAACGCGGGCAGCAGCTCCGGGATGCTCTTCTCCAGCTCGTAATCGCGGTACGGGTCGGGCCGGACGCCCGTAATCATGACGATCTGCCGGTACATCCGCTGGTGCTCCGCCGTCATGTCTTTGACCGCCTGGATGGAAGGCGCCAATTCCCCGAGCGTGACTTCCATACGAATTTCATGCATGCCTTTCGTCAAATACACGAGGTACGGCTTGCCGTTGCCGCCGCCCGGCTCTCGGACCGCCCAGTCGAGCCCGTAAGGGAAGCGGACGTTTTGCAGCTCCTCGAACGGAACGGCGCCGTCGATCGCGATCTTTCGGGACACGAACGCGCCCTTCACCTTGTTTTGGCGGTAACGCATGCCGATTTTGTACCAACCGTCCTTCGGAACCTCCGCCTGCCAGCTGATCCATTGCCCCGGCGTATCCCAGTTGCTGCCGCCGATCGTATTCACTCGAAGCTTCACCGGATGGTA
The nucleotide sequence above comes from Paenibacillus sp.. Encoded proteins:
- a CDS encoding extracellular solute-binding protein, with the protein product MKTNNIWFLAPVGCALLFFALYAVLSPVPTDGGERATAAFVPPDATPAAEGLVLAADGRIGEASTARSLEEWEGRRNVAEWNEGDAIEWEVDIPEAGDYTVTVGYYPLEGTGQDIELAMTVDGKPAAGGEPLRLTRAWRDEAGPIRQSRGNDLRPRQLEQRMWMRGAVLRPGELEIEPLALDLEKGRRRIRIESVREGAVIADVTLAKRAAPAPYAEYVRSQGVAAAGGEAERAGDVIVKMQAEQAYLKSSSGLYPTMDRASPLTEPYHPVKLRVNTIGGSNWDTPGQWISWQAEVPKDGWYKIGMRYRQNKVKGAFVSRKIAIDGAVPFEELQNVRFPYGLDWAVREPGGGNGKPYLVYLTKGMHEIRMEVTLGELAPSIQAVKDMTAEHQRMYRQIVMITGVRPDPYRDYELEKSIPELLPAFEALSERMKAEAERLESLTGGGNAGTRSLELLARQIDSFIDRPDTIPRRLDSYKTNLTALADWMLTVTSQPLELDYLYLASPGEPKPRAEASALGKAAHELRAFAGSFVENYDTLGNEADGEHSIEVWTGLGRDQAYVVKRLIDEAFTPETGIAVRFNLVENALVPAVMSGEGPDVSLLTNRGDAMNLAFRGALAPLDAFEDFEEVARPYMPSAFVPYRYESRTYAIPDEQEFFMMFVRDDIVSELGIEPPETWEELLDIAPALQNKHLQIGLPYEDLDAYQLLARGTGTLNLFPTLLMQNGSGMYDEAGAATRLDEPEAYRAFKQWTDFYRLYDYPLYKDSFNRFRSGEMPIVIESYKLYNRLVKAAPEIAGTWSMRPIPGVRQPDGAVDRSTAATGKAGIILKDADNVEDAWTFLKWWNRADTQSRFALELENEMGVLGRRSPANLDAFARTNWSRGEQSALLEQWRHVKEIPELPGGYYTSRNIDNAFRSVVFSMENPREALFAWNKQINEELLRKRYEFGVSER